The genomic DNA agggtcgcaagaggaggcggctgagcgacgaggaggagcgcgaggcagacggcgacgtggacatggaggaggtggaggaggcagcgacaaagcagcccgacgacggtgccgcccgtgaagagcccgacggcgatggcgacgatgcgccgccggtggtggtgacgaggcggccgcgggtcaggggcggcttcgtcgtggacagcgacgatgacgagtAAATGACATTGGGTTCGGCGTTGGGGCAGCACTGCTACGGGCACCATGTACGGCAGGCATCATAAGCGTGCCATGGATACATGTATTACTTCTGGGGTCTAAGCGCCGCACGTTATATGTCGCTTATCCAGGGCGTTTCTAATTTGCAAGATCAAAGAGGCCGCGGCCTCTGGGTATACTATATCGCCCGCTCATGTGAAAAATGTCCAGATGTGTCCAGTTCTTCCCAAGCCCCGAGATACTGCGTGCGTGCTAGAGAGGCGCTGGTCCCTGAGTGTGCGATGAGCTCCCCCTGcatgcgccggcggcccggcggccgacgcttctgcgccgcgtcgccgtgctcTGGCCGCTCTGGGCGTGTCCCATCTCGGTGAGGTCCTCCTGGCTCttgcgcgggccgcccgggccAGCAAAGACGCTATCGCGGTGGCGGGTGTCGCGCGAGAGGGGCTCCGACGGGGAGGGCATGCGGGTCGACacggcggtgtcgtcgccgctggccgtgtcgccgccgctgccgctgccgccccaggcgccgccgatgccttCCATGGTAAAGTCAGAGGCGGTgggggcgtcgagcgcggcgagctcctctGGGCGGAAGATGCGTGGGAGGAGCAGCGTGCGGACGgggatgagggcgaggatgaagacggggaagccgacggcggcaatggTCTGGGTGATGGCAAAAgtggcgccgaagccgatGAGCTCAATGGCCACGAAGAGCCagacggcggcacggcgcttgATGGCGCGGATCGGATGCGACGGCGGGGTGAGGGCCGTATCGCGTGAGAGAAAGACGAGCttggcggtgatgccgttggcctcgagggcctgaaAACCcatgatgaagaagaggccggcgaggacgccgtggGGGATGAggtggaggacgacgaggaggggacCCGTCATGGTGCCGAGGGTAAGGAGGCCCTGGGCGAGGTTGGAcacgcgctgctcgacgacatgaGTGGCTTCAAAGGCGTAGGCCGTCGCTGAGCGATCCTTGACCTtgtcatcgtcctcctcgtcggcgcggacggcctTGGTCACGCAGAGCGATTCGGTGTGGAAGGGTGCCTGGGGGATGAGGCCGTTGGGGAACGGTAGGCCGAGGATACCTGCCACGCCGGTGGTCAGGCCGAGCAGGAATAGGTCCCAGTGGAAACCGGCGGGTTTGCGCAGGGGAAACTCGCTGCCCTGAGCGATGAGGGAGGAGACTGGCCGGTATTAGCGCCTTGTccaagggggggggaaaaGGCAAGTAGGAGCCATACCGTTGTGATCAAACCAAAAGAGAATGGTAAGCAGAATGGCAAAGGGCAGGGCGGTGAAGATGTCGCTGACGCTGAGATCCCAGAAGCGGACGAGCCAGGATCTGCCACTCGTGGGCTCAAAGGCGATGCCGGTgggcaggcgctcgaggggCACGCTGTCCATCCTGCCGATGTGGACGAAGCCGGTGAAGAAGATGAGGGTGAGCGGCGTGCCGTAGTCTTTGAGGAAGACGCGGACTGGGTGACGAAAcaggctgctggtgccgagCTGGCCGCAGACGTAGGCGAccatgaagacgaggagggcggcgacgagggagagaTAGAAtggggccgcgccgccgagtggAGTGAGGACCTGGATGCCTTTTTGCAGGTAAATGAAGGCGACGTAGAAGCCAAAGATGTCGCAGGGGAAGCGGGTAACCCAGCGCAGCCAGTTGCACGAGTTGGTGATGGCAAGGATCCAATGGAGGATAAGTGACCATCTGAAACGTCAGCACGCGGTTTTATTTTCGCGGCGAATCCGGTAGAGGAGGAGACTTACATGCCGATCCAGGCCATGAAGCAAATGTAGTCGACCCCCGAGTCCTTCATTATGTCGTAGACGGTGCTGCACAGGTCAGTCTGGGTTACCGTTGGAAACAAGGACAAGCGGAACGGACTAGTTGAAGACGGTAATGGGGCCTGATGGGGTCAGCACCTAGTCATGGAGGGAGAGTCTAAAGATGGGGCGAACCTGTGACGCCCACAATGACGAGCGGTTGGGCAGCAAAGAGGGAAAAGACGACGGAGCCGAGGACAGAGGCCAGCAGGACTTCGTTGACACCGTAGTTGGAGCCCGTCTTCTGGAACATGTCGAGCGAAAAGGCGAGCGCAGGCAGGATGCTGGACGCTTGTTAGAAGAAGCGAGCAAGGGGCGGGAGATTTGGGATTTGGACAAGGCAACGACGTACTTTGCAAAGTACATGTAGACGGTGGCCGGGACGACACGATAGTCCCACGCATCGAGCCAGTCGCTGGCATAGTagggcgcgcggcggcgcaggtcaCTGACCATGCCGCGGAAGGGGTGAATCGCCCACCAGGCCTCAGGCTTCTTggtccgtggcggcgcaataccggccgaggagcccgtcgccgcggccgtggtcggcaggacgggctcgtcggTGCGCTTGTCGGTGGCCATGGTTCCGCGCGCTTGTGCTGGATACCCAAGTGCGTCGATTGCTGCACCTGTCGCTGACCGCTGATGAGAGAGGCCAacccaacggcggcgagctacgacgaggtcgacgaggagcgtcgtcggtgcGGAAGACGTGCGGTAGCAGCAGCGTTGCAACCCCGATAAGACATGTCTGCCCTTTTCACACCCGGCGCGCAAAAACCCAAAGCATCCAATCGAGGGATGCagatgccgacgacaaggtcaaggtcaACAAAAGACGCTGCAGCCGGGACgaagcggcgacgccattCCAACGTGGCGGACGCCTCACTTATACCGGACAGGGAGCGAGCCGTCCCCCTTGGGGCCGGAGCCACagtccgccgccaccagcgccgaCATCCATTCCGTCAGCCAGTCGAAACAAAAAAGTTAAGGGCGGGACCGCTTGATGGATTGATTGCTTGCTGGCTGCGCCGTTGGGGGGAGTGGAGGGTTCAAGAGAGCCTTGTTGTTCGCTTGGCGCCGTGCCATgtggagctgctggaccaTGAGCCTGCGTCATGACCACTGGCGCCGACTCGAGAGTCGAGACTCGTGGATGCAgatgttgtcgtcgtcgtcgtcgtcgtccattgCTGCTGCGATATACATGTCGGGTTTCACTTTATGAGGAGCTGGCAAGAATCGACAATGACCAGACCCTCTGCTTGATTGTTTGTTTCTTTGTAGTTTGTACTGCCCCGAGCTTCATTCACGTTTTCCCACCGCCCAACTCCCCAACAAGCAGCGGGTACGACCCTCCCGTTCACCGGTGCGTGCCGGAACTTTCTTGTCCAATCACGTCGCCCCGTCAAGTTCGTCGTGCCTCCAGACGTCACTTTCTTCACGTtgcgtcaacgacgacgccgccgtcgctcacTGTGTGTGATGAATCCCAACTCCTATTGAGCGTCCAGGTTCCCAGcgtcggccggcctcgacttcCCTACAGTCGCATGCCCGAGGATGCGCGGCCGGCAATGTGTCGCGATGCGTGTTGCCGCCACTCAGCCGCTCCATGTCGTGCCTGGATAcactgcgtcgtcgtggcagCGCTGCAACCGCACCCGGTAAAGCGTCACCAACAGACACCTCTTTCGTTCGCAAAGGCTTCGCCAAGTGCCGTCGTATATGACTCAAGCCAACGCCGTCTGCCGTAGTATGGACAAAGTCTACAATTCTAGCCTAAAGTACAAGTTACACGGCACTCCTCCCAGGAGCCGTGCCATCGCGGGTCCGCATCCCGCCGTGGAGTAGAGATATCATGCCGTCGCGACACCGGtttcgtcggcgacgcgccaATCTCCTCGCGCGCTCAGGTTCCCGGCAGCAAGCCGCGAGCGCGCGAGAGGGCTCCATGCCGCCCCGGCTGGATCCCGGCTTGCTGGCTGGTGACTCGCCTGGCCCGCGTGCTGCCTGCTGCCTTGCGCTCCAAGTCGTCCCAGATCGCCCaacctcaccacctcacaTCATCCTCACCTGGCCCGaaaggccggcgcgggcgtcggcggctcctTGGGCgtgtccgtctcctccgaGGGAaacggcggtggcgcgctCTCCTCCTTGCCTCCACCAAAGAACTTTTCAAAgtcctcgttgtcgtcaAACGGCCGCTTACCCAGGATCCGCACCATGTCGTCGCGCACCAGCACCTccttcttgagcagctcTTCCGCAATCAGCCCCACCTcgtgcttcttctccgtcagCAGATCGCGGCACTTCTGGtacgcctcctcgacgatcCGGTGCACCTCCTGGTCAATCTGCTGCGCCGTAGCCTCCGCGAATGGCTTCTGCATGCGGTTCGGGTCCTGCTCAAAGTGCACCGGCCCGACCTTGTCCGACATGCCCCACTGCGTCACCATGTTGCGAGCCATTTGCGATACCTTTTTGAAGTCGTCGCTCGCGCCCGTAGTCACCGTCGGAAAGTGGAGCTCTTCGGACACGCGCCCGCCCATCGTCATGGCCATGCGGTCCATGAGCTGGTTCGTGTTCATCAGGTACGCGTCCTGCGGCAGGTACTGCGCGTAGCCCAGCGCCCCCTGCCCGCGCGGGATGATGGACACCTTGAGCAGCGGGTCGGCGTGCCGCAGGAACCAGCCGCAGATGGCGTGTCCCGCTTCGTGGTAcgccaccgtcttcttctcctccggCTTGAGCACCAGGGACTTGCGCTCCAGGCCGCCAATCACGCGCTCAATGGCGCGCTCAAAGTGCTCCATcttgacgtcctcggcatTGCCTCGGGCGGCTGTCCTTCTGTTAGCATGCGAATCCGCCTGCACGGTGGGGCAAGGTAAACGTACCGATGAGGGCCGCCTCGTTGACCACGTTGGCAATGTCGGCGCCCGAGAAGCCAGGCGTGAGGGTGGCCAACCGGCCCACCAGGTGCTCCTGGTCCTCCTTGGTGACAATCTTCTTGAGATAGACCTTGAAAATCTCCTTGCGCCCGTTCATCGTCGGCCGGTCAATGTAAATGTGCCTGTCGAACCGCCCGGGTCGCATCAGCGCCTTGTCGAGAATGTCGGCGCGGTTGGTGCCGGCCAGCACGACGACCTGCTCCCTCGTGTTGAAGCCGTCCATCTCCGTCAGGATCTGGTTGAGGGtcgcctcgcgctcgtcgttgccgccgaaCCC from Purpureocillium takamizusanense chromosome 4, complete sequence includes the following:
- a CDS encoding uncharacterized protein (EggNog:ENOG503NVYG~TransMembrane:10 (i111-131o137-158i170-191o211-227i255-279o299-320i380-397o403-425i446-465o471-488i)~COG:P) is translated as MPATGSMRGTIVSSRPPSTCTLQTSCLRSPFRSTCSRRRAPTTVSTKSCWPLSSAPSSFPSLLPNRSSLWASQAPLPSSTSPFRLSLFPTVTQTDLCSTVYDIMKDSGVDYICFMAWIGIWSLILHWILAITNSCNWLRWVTRFPCDIFGFYVAFIYLQKGIQVLTPLGGAAPFYLSLVAALLVFMVAYVCGQLGTSSLFRHPVRVFLKDYGTPLTLIFFTGFVHIGRMDSVPLERLPTGIAFEPTSGRSWLVRFWDLSVSDIFTALPFAILLTILFWFDHNVSSLIAQGSEFPLRKPAGFHWDLFLLGLTTGVAGILGLPFPNGLIPQAPFHTESLCVTKAVRADEEDDDKVKDRSATAYAFEATHVVEQRVSNLAQGLLTLGTMTGPLLVVLHLIPHGVLAGLFFIMGFQALEANGITAKLVFLSRDTALTPPSHPIRAIKRRAAVWLFVAIELIGFGATFAITQTIAAVGFPVFILALIPVRTLLLPRIFRPEELAALDAPTASDFTMEGIGGAWGGSGSGGDTASGDDTAVSTRMPSPSEPLSRDTRHRDSVFAGPGGPRKSQEDLTEMGHAQSGQSTATRRRSVGRRAAGACRGSSSHTQGPAPL
- a CDS encoding uncharacterized protein (EggNog:ENOG503NVYG~TransMembrane:11 (o73-91i103-127o147-166i178-196o208-229i249-266o296-317i338-360o428-452i484-503o509-526i)~COG:P), which produces MATDKRTDEPVLPTTAAATGSSAGIAPPRTKKPEAWWAIHPFRGMVSDLRRRAPYYASDWLDAWDYRVVPATVYMYFANILPALAFSLDMFQKTGSNYGVNEVLLASVLGSVVFSLFAAQPLVIVGVTGPITVFNYTVYDIMKDSGVDYICFMAWIGIWSLILHWILAITNSCNWLRWVTRFPCDIFGFYVAFIYLQKGIQVLTPLGGAAPFYLSLVAALLVFMVAYVCGQLGTSSLFRHPVRVFLKDYGTPLTLIFFTGFVHIGRMDSVPLERLPTGIAFEPTSGRSWLVRFWDLSVSDIFTALPFAILLTILFWFDHNVSSLIAQGSEFPLRKPAGFHWDLFLLGLTTGVAGILGLPFPNGLIPQAPFHTESLCVTKAVRADEEDDDKVKDRSATAYAFEATHVVEQRVSNLAQGLLTLGTMTGPLLVVLHLIPHGVLAGLFFIMGFQALEANGITAKLVFLSRDTALTPPSHPIRAIKRRAAVWLFVAIELIGFGATFAITQTIAAVGFPVFILALIPVRTLLLPRIFRPEELAALDAPTASDFTMEGIGGAWGGSGSGGDTASGDDTAVSTRMPSPSEPLSRDTRHRDSVFAGPGGPRKSQEDLTEMGHAQSGQSTATRRRSVGRRAAGACRGSSSHTQGPAPL